Proteins encoded in a region of the Microbacterium neungamense genome:
- a CDS encoding rhodanese-related sulfurtransferase — protein sequence MPTPKIVLFYAFAPLADPEALRLWQRDLCEALKLRGRILISSHGINGTLGGDLPNVKKWVRRFREYPAFKNADIKWSEGTGLDEDGLSLDFPKLSVKVRDEIVSFGAPGELRVDEHGVVGGGIRLTPEALHELVAERGEEVVFFDGRNALEAQIGRFRGAVVPDTETTRDFVRLLDSGAYDDLKDKPVVTYCTGGIRCEVLSSLMTARGFGEVYQLDGGIVRYGETFGDDGLWEGSLYVFDGRGAIAFSDHAAVIGECSGCGAATSRTANCPDASCRRQSVVCEDCDAVACAEHAEAHPAARREQSAPPAERSDARAV from the coding sequence GTGCCCACCCCGAAGATCGTCCTGTTCTACGCGTTCGCGCCGCTCGCCGACCCCGAGGCGCTCCGGCTCTGGCAGCGCGATCTGTGTGAGGCGCTGAAGCTCCGCGGCCGCATCCTGATCTCGTCGCACGGCATCAACGGCACCCTGGGCGGTGACCTGCCGAACGTGAAGAAGTGGGTGCGACGCTTCCGCGAGTACCCCGCCTTCAAGAACGCCGACATCAAGTGGAGCGAGGGCACCGGGCTCGACGAGGACGGTCTCAGCCTCGACTTCCCGAAGCTGAGCGTGAAGGTGCGCGACGAGATCGTGTCGTTCGGAGCGCCGGGCGAGCTGCGCGTCGATGAGCACGGCGTCGTCGGCGGCGGCATCCGCCTCACCCCCGAGGCGCTGCACGAGCTCGTCGCCGAACGCGGCGAGGAGGTCGTGTTCTTCGACGGCCGCAATGCGCTCGAGGCGCAGATCGGGCGCTTCCGCGGCGCCGTCGTCCCCGACACCGAGACCACCCGCGACTTCGTGCGGCTGCTCGACTCCGGAGCGTACGACGACCTCAAGGACAAGCCGGTGGTGACGTACTGCACCGGCGGCATCCGCTGCGAGGTGCTCTCCAGCCTGATGACGGCGCGCGGCTTCGGCGAGGTGTACCAGCTCGACGGCGGCATCGTCCGCTACGGCGAGACCTTCGGCGACGACGGCCTCTGGGAGGGCTCGCTGTACGTCTTCGACGGGCGCGGCGCGATCGCCTTCTCCGATCACGCGGCCGTCATCGGCGAGTGCAGCGGATGCGGCGCGGCGACCAGCCGCACCGCGAACTGCCCTGATGCCTCCTGCCGCCGGCAGTCCGTGGTGTGCGAGGACTGCGACGCCGTGGCGTGCGCCGAACACGCGGAGGCGCACCCCGCGGCGCGCCGCGAGCAGTCCGCCCCGCCCGCCGAGCGCTCAGACGCGCGCGCCGTCTGA